A single genomic interval of Aureibacillus halotolerans harbors:
- a CDS encoding M14 family metallopeptidase: MQGHASEAFGSRQVIRRLHRLHATCPFITLRTIGYSLAGTPLLEARIGQGKTVVHANAGFHAHEWITSYALLDFLERYAMQMNTIKETPWNKAYETYTLSVVPIVNPDGVDLIRFGPCVFPDYKDILGELNHFRTDYSGWKANLRGVDLNNQFPAGWEIEQKRKPLAPAPRDFPGYAPLSEPEAQAMHLLACESSFATVLAFHTQGEVIYWGYQEAEPTEAKEMVERMQTFSGYRPVRTIDSHAGYKDWFIDTYRKPGFTIELGKGINPLPFSMYQGVFNSLTHIMASVML; the protein is encoded by the coding sequence ATGCAAGGTCATGCTAGTGAAGCATTTGGTTCTCGGCAAGTCATCCGTCGATTGCATCGTTTACATGCGACTTGTCCATTTATAACACTCCGTACGATAGGATATTCTTTGGCAGGAACGCCTCTATTGGAAGCCAGAATCGGCCAAGGGAAGACGGTTGTGCATGCCAATGCGGGTTTTCATGCACATGAATGGATCACTTCCTATGCTTTATTAGATTTTCTTGAGCGTTATGCGATGCAAATGAATACAATCAAAGAGACCCCTTGGAACAAAGCCTATGAAACATACACCCTTTCTGTCGTGCCTATCGTCAATCCGGATGGAGTCGATCTCATCCGGTTCGGTCCGTGCGTTTTTCCTGACTACAAAGATATACTTGGCGAATTAAATCATTTCCGAACAGATTATAGTGGCTGGAAGGCCAACCTTCGTGGTGTTGATTTGAACAATCAGTTTCCTGCTGGCTGGGAGATCGAACAAAAGCGAAAACCGTTGGCGCCTGCCCCGCGCGATTTTCCTGGATATGCGCCATTGAGCGAGCCAGAGGCACAAGCGATGCACTTGCTTGCTTGTGAATCCTCGTTTGCAACAGTGCTGGCATTTCATACACAGGGAGAGGTGATTTATTGGGGGTATCAGGAGGCTGAACCCACAGAGGCGAAGGAAATGGTTGAGAGGATGCAGACTTTTTCGGGATATCGACCTGTCCGAACGATTGATAGCCACGCGGGATATAAAGATTGGTTTATTGATACCTATCGTAAGCCCGGGTTCACAATCGAGTTAGGAAAAGGCATTAATCCGTTACCTTTTAGTATGTATCAAGGAGTGTTCAACAGCCTCACACACATAATGGCTTCAGTAATGCTTTGA
- a CDS encoding LTA synthase family protein produces the protein MKERFASSKYFVLLFTVGLLWIKTYALYRMEFSIEMNSLLEQFNLLINPLATLLLIVGTAFLFTSKRRRGWLLFVSIAYTLVLYANVLYFRAFSDFITIPVLLMTNNAADLGSSFFALLHIYDVLFFADVAVIAWLLYKKKVNVSFVFKKPDLRKYYAIVASVFIFNLALAEMQMPWLLTKTFDREIMVKNLGTVNYHVHDAFMSSKTLMQRAFANGSELDEITNYVNANDVDPSEDMQGMIEGKNVVYISMESMHRFVINKKVNGEEVTPFLNDLIQDSLYFSNFYSQVGQGKTSDSEFLVENSLYPLPRGSAFVTHADNQFRAVPEIVGEHGYHSAVFHANDATFWNRNIVYDSLGYDEFFDIESYDVNENNQVGWGLKDVDFVEQTVPYLKEMQQPFYTKLITLTNHFPFELDPQDQLIDPLETSSETVNNYFPTVRYTDKAIETFIQKMKDADLYENTVFILYGDHYGIPEFNYNGLEDLRGEEITPFDHVKLQRVPLIIHIPGYTDNRTIDNVTGQIDLKPTLLNMMGIANDDLSFGHDIFSDENQPLTILRDGSFITDEVLYTKGVCYDAESGEEIEASHCEPYSKKVEQELSYSDKIIYGDLLRFKDE, from the coding sequence ATGAAGGAGCGTTTTGCGTCTTCAAAGTATTTTGTGCTATTGTTTACCGTTGGATTGCTATGGATAAAAACCTATGCGCTTTACAGAATGGAATTCAGTATAGAAATGAATTCACTTTTAGAGCAATTTAACCTTCTCATCAATCCATTAGCAACATTGCTCTTGATTGTTGGTACGGCGTTTCTTTTCACATCCAAACGTCGTCGTGGATGGCTGCTTTTTGTCAGCATTGCCTATACGCTAGTGCTCTATGCCAATGTCCTTTACTTTAGAGCGTTTAGTGATTTTATAACGATTCCAGTATTGCTTATGACAAACAATGCAGCCGATTTAGGATCAAGTTTTTTCGCTTTACTTCACATTTACGACGTTTTGTTTTTTGCTGATGTAGCTGTTATTGCTTGGCTTCTTTACAAAAAGAAGGTTAACGTAAGCTTTGTTTTCAAAAAGCCTGATCTTCGGAAATATTATGCGATCGTCGCTTCTGTGTTTATATTTAATCTAGCGCTAGCAGAGATGCAAATGCCGTGGTTGCTAACCAAAACGTTCGATCGTGAGATTATGGTGAAGAACTTAGGGACGGTGAATTACCATGTTCATGATGCCTTTATGTCTTCAAAAACGTTAATGCAGCGTGCGTTCGCAAATGGCAGTGAGCTTGATGAAATAACGAATTATGTGAATGCAAACGACGTGGACCCGAGTGAAGATATGCAAGGGATGATAGAAGGGAAAAACGTAGTCTATATTTCAATGGAGTCTATGCACCGGTTTGTGATAAATAAAAAAGTGAACGGTGAAGAGGTTACACCATTTCTAAACGATTTAATCCAAGACTCGTTGTATTTCTCAAATTTTTATAGTCAGGTTGGGCAAGGAAAAACGTCAGATTCTGAGTTTCTCGTTGAAAACTCCCTTTATCCACTGCCTAGAGGATCTGCGTTTGTCACACATGCGGATAATCAGTTTCGTGCAGTTCCGGAAATTGTAGGTGAGCACGGCTATCATTCGGCTGTGTTTCATGCCAATGATGCAACGTTTTGGAATCGCAATATCGTATACGACTCTCTTGGGTATGATGAGTTTTTTGACATTGAAAGCTATGATGTCAATGAAAACAACCAAGTGGGTTGGGGGCTAAAGGATGTTGATTTCGTTGAGCAGACTGTCCCATATTTGAAAGAAATGCAGCAACCATTTTATACGAAATTGATCACGCTAACGAATCATTTTCCTTTTGAGCTTGATCCACAAGACCAGCTGATTGACCCGCTTGAAACGAGCAGTGAAACAGTGAATAATTATTTCCCGACAGTTCGTTACACTGATAAAGCCATTGAAACGTTCATCCAAAAAATGAAGGACGCAGATCTTTATGAAAACACTGTGTTTATCTTGTATGGAGATCACTATGGTATCCCAGAATTTAATTATAATGGGTTGGAAGACTTGCGTGGCGAGGAAATTACGCCATTTGATCACGTAAAGCTCCAACGTGTTCCATTAATTATTCATATCCCAGGGTATACAGACAACCGTACGATTGATAACGTCACTGGACAGATTGATCTGAAACCAACCTTGTTGAATATGATGGGCATTGCAAATGACGACTTGTCTTTTGGTCATGATATATTTTCCGATGAAAATCAACCATTAACGATCCTAAGAGATGGAAGCTTCATTACAGATGAGGTGCTTTACACAAAAGGCGTTTGTTATGATGCTGAGTCTGGGGAAGAAATAGAAGCTTCTCATTGCGAGCCTTATAGTAAAAAGGTGGAGCAGGAGTTAAGTTACTCAGATAAAATCATATATGGCGATTTGTTACGTTTTAAAGATGAATAA
- a CDS encoding ROK family glucokinase, with protein sequence MESTVLAAADIGGTSIKLGLLSGTGDILDKWELPTDLANNGEAIPEQLAHSLLDRLKRNGLGKENVRGLGVGCPGFMDMDHGFVHQAVNIGWRDFPLKERLEKATGLSVIVDNDANVAALGEMWKGAGNDESDCLCITLGTGVGGGVIINNDIVHGTSGLAGEIGHVTVIRVGGARCNCGRQGCLETVCSATGIVRLAEEALETSPSITSSLRTLQGTLTAKAIFDAAKEDDALAKQVVDFVTAELGHVLAQFANVLNPKVIVIGGGVSKAGDALLRPVRQAFTNAALPLIAESCRIEEALLGNDAGIVGCAWLVNEKV encoded by the coding sequence TTGGAGAGTACGGTTTTAGCAGCAGCGGATATTGGAGGGACATCAATTAAATTAGGATTACTTAGCGGCACAGGTGATATTTTGGACAAATGGGAGTTGCCTACAGATCTTGCAAACAACGGCGAGGCAATTCCTGAGCAACTTGCCCACTCTTTATTGGATCGCTTGAAAAGAAATGGACTAGGTAAAGAAAATGTTCGTGGGTTAGGTGTCGGATGCCCAGGATTTATGGACATGGATCATGGTTTTGTGCATCAAGCGGTTAATATTGGCTGGCGTGATTTCCCATTAAAAGAGAGGCTAGAAAAGGCAACTGGACTTTCGGTGATCGTAGATAATGATGCAAATGTAGCTGCTCTGGGAGAAATGTGGAAGGGCGCAGGAAATGATGAAAGCGATTGTTTGTGCATTACTCTCGGGACAGGCGTTGGTGGAGGGGTCATTATCAACAACGACATCGTTCACGGGACATCAGGGCTAGCAGGAGAAATTGGTCATGTCACCGTCATTCGTGTAGGCGGAGCGCGGTGCAACTGTGGAAGACAAGGGTGTTTGGAAACCGTTTGTTCGGCAACTGGAATCGTCCGACTTGCGGAAGAGGCATTAGAAACATCCCCATCCATTACCTCGTCATTACGAACGCTCCAAGGCACGTTAACGGCCAAGGCGATTTTTGATGCAGCGAAGGAAGACGATGCTTTAGCGAAACAAGTTGTTGATTTTGTGACCGCTGAGCTTGGTCATGTTCTTGCACAATTTGCGAATGTTCTCAATCCTAAAGTGATCGTCATCGGCGGAGGCGTATCAAAAGCAGGAGACGCTCTATTACGCCCAGTGCGTCAGGCGTTTACAAATGCCGCTTTGCCACTAATTGCTGAGAGTTGCCGCATTGAAGAAGCTCTTTTAGGCAATGATGCTGGTATTGTTGGTTGTGCATGGTTGGTTAACGAGAAAGTGTAA
- a CDS encoding YqgQ family protein, translated as MWPIQHFIDVVQYVRRFGAFIYTGDRLADIELIHGELRELFQLGMMDADEYAKAVALLKQEEQVEKKKKLPK; from the coding sequence GTGTGGCCTATTCAACACTTTATAGATGTTGTTCAGTATGTAAGACGGTTTGGCGCTTTTATTTACACGGGCGACAGACTAGCTGATATTGAATTAATCCACGGAGAACTTAGGGAGCTCTTTCAGCTCGGCATGATGGATGCGGATGAATATGCGAAAGCGGTTGCTTTGTTAAAACAAGAAGAGCAGGTAGAAAAAAAGAAAAAACTGCCAAAGTGA
- a CDS encoding spore germination protein, whose translation MHKPHKRVPLTENFTENIAYLHKRLGVDKSFDVIQVDLKYANRKMALFLIDGFVKDDIMLYIMRALSHLKESDLDDQPLDTLMKTHIPYIEIGTEDDLEIIIDQVLSGPVAMIVEGVSTAILIDARTYPVRGPEEPDVERVVRGARDGFVETIVFNTAMTRRRIRDRSLRMEYMQIGRRSKTDICISYLEDIADPSHVAEIKKALESIDTDGLPMAEKTIEEFIFKEFKNPYPLARYTERPDTAASHLFEGHVIIIVDGSPSVLITPTTFFHHLQHAEEYRQKPIIGTYLRGVRFLGVWLSLFMLPLWFLLAITPELLPDALAYIGVDDSGVVPLLFQFLIIEVGLDLLRMAAIHTPSSLATALGLVAAVLIGQVAVEVGLFSNEVILYLSIAAIGTFATPSYELSIANRLFRIFLLLTTGLFGVVGFVVGVTFWVLFLVRLKGFDVPYLWPLLPFNREALKDVLLRAPIPLKHHRPKILHPKDPDR comes from the coding sequence ATGCATAAACCTCATAAACGAGTCCCGTTAACGGAGAATTTCACGGAGAATATTGCGTATTTACATAAGCGCCTCGGTGTCGATAAAAGCTTTGATGTCATTCAAGTCGATCTGAAGTATGCCAACAGGAAAATGGCACTCTTTTTAATCGATGGCTTTGTCAAGGACGACATTATGCTGTACATTATGCGAGCTCTTTCGCATTTAAAAGAATCAGACCTTGATGATCAACCACTTGACACCCTCATGAAAACACATATTCCCTATATTGAAATTGGAACAGAGGACGACCTTGAGATTATCATTGATCAGGTATTAAGTGGACCTGTTGCTATGATTGTAGAAGGCGTTTCAACAGCTATTTTAATTGATGCCCGTACATATCCAGTGCGTGGACCAGAAGAGCCTGATGTAGAGCGAGTTGTGCGTGGTGCAAGAGATGGCTTTGTTGAAACGATCGTATTCAATACGGCAATGACGCGAAGACGGATACGAGATCGGTCTTTACGTATGGAGTACATGCAAATCGGAAGGCGATCGAAAACAGATATTTGTATTAGCTATCTGGAGGACATTGCTGATCCGAGTCATGTGGCTGAGATTAAAAAAGCCTTGGAGAGTATTGATACAGACGGTTTGCCTATGGCTGAAAAAACAATCGAGGAATTTATCTTCAAGGAATTCAAAAATCCGTACCCTCTTGCTCGGTATACAGAACGGCCAGATACGGCTGCATCCCATTTGTTTGAGGGACATGTGATTATCATTGTAGATGGTTCACCAAGTGTCTTAATTACACCGACAACATTTTTCCACCATTTGCAGCACGCAGAAGAATATCGCCAGAAACCGATTATTGGCACCTATCTTCGTGGTGTTCGCTTCCTTGGTGTATGGTTGTCACTATTTATGCTACCGTTATGGTTTTTATTAGCGATCACACCAGAGCTCCTCCCCGACGCATTAGCGTATATTGGTGTTGACGATTCAGGGGTTGTCCCACTCCTCTTTCAATTTTTGATTATCGAGGTCGGGTTAGACCTGTTACGTATGGCGGCCATACACACACCGTCTTCGCTCGCGACTGCCCTTGGCCTCGTCGCTGCTGTACTTATCGGACAAGTTGCGGTGGAGGTAGGGTTATTCTCCAACGAGGTCATCCTTTATTTGTCGATTGCAGCCATTGGAACGTTTGCGACACCAAGCTATGAGCTGAGCATTGCCAATCGTCTTTTTCGGATTTTTTTGCTCCTCACGACAGGTCTTTTTGGAGTGGTCGGATTTGTAGTTGGTGTGACGTTTTGGGTCCTATTTTTAGTGAGACTCAAAGGGTTCGATGTTCCTTATCTTTGGCCACTCCTGCCGTTTAATCGGGAAGCGCTTAAGGATGTACTGCTGCGGGCTCCAATTCCATTGAAGCATCATCGACCGAAAATATTACATCCAAAGGATCCAGATCGCTAA
- a CDS encoding ThiF family adenylyltransferase: protein MTTRYSRQTLFQPIGEEGQERLAKASVVIVGMGALGTATATHFVRAGIGHVRLIDRDFVEWSNLQRQQLFDEEDARQLAPKAEAAKNKLEKINSTVTIESIITDVTASNVMEHVDGMDVIVDGTDNFSTRFLLNDVSVKYNLPFAYGGAVSSRSLAGFFIPGKTPCLRCMISGGDHGETCDTVGVISPAVAITAALQTTSVLQWLVHEELEQEGLTSFDAWTGRYHHLPFTAPKATCPTCQSHEYPSLNAREKTEAVLCGRDAIQLQYKSSFQLEEVAERLNPIADVTTTPFLVRAKISDQTTFVIFKDGRVLIQGVKEASTARSLYSRYLGN from the coding sequence ATGACAACACGATATTCTCGACAAACATTGTTTCAACCAATTGGGGAAGAGGGGCAGGAACGACTGGCAAAGGCGTCGGTTGTTATTGTTGGCATGGGAGCCCTTGGAACCGCAACAGCAACGCATTTTGTACGTGCCGGGATCGGTCATGTACGCTTAATTGATCGTGATTTTGTTGAATGGTCTAATTTGCAACGACAGCAGTTGTTTGACGAGGAGGATGCTAGACAATTGGCCCCTAAGGCGGAGGCCGCAAAAAACAAGCTTGAAAAAATTAATAGTACCGTGACCATTGAAAGCATTATCACAGATGTGACCGCATCCAATGTGATGGAACACGTGGATGGAATGGATGTTATTGTCGACGGGACAGATAATTTTTCGACTCGGTTCCTGCTGAATGATGTGAGCGTTAAATACAATCTACCATTTGCGTATGGAGGAGCCGTGTCATCGCGAAGTCTGGCAGGTTTTTTTATCCCAGGGAAAACGCCATGCCTGCGTTGTATGATTTCTGGTGGAGACCATGGGGAAACCTGTGACACTGTCGGGGTGATCTCTCCAGCCGTAGCGATCACAGCTGCCCTCCAGACAACGAGTGTGCTCCAATGGCTCGTGCATGAGGAACTTGAACAGGAAGGTTTAACGTCCTTTGATGCATGGACTGGCCGCTATCACCATCTTCCGTTTACAGCACCGAAGGCGACGTGTCCCACCTGTCAATCCCATGAATACCCTTCATTAAATGCAAGGGAAAAAACAGAAGCGGTCTTGTGTGGTCGTGACGCTATACAACTTCAATACAAGAGCTCGTTTCAATTGGAAGAGGTCGCAGAGCGTTTAAACCCAATTGCCGATGTGACGACAACACCGTTTCTCGTTCGTGCAAAAATTTCTGATCAAACCACTTTTGTCATCTTCAAAGACGGACGAGTCCTTATTCAAGGCGTTAAGGAAGCTTCAACGGCACGAAGCTTATATAGTCGTTACTTAGGAAATTAA
- a CDS encoding 5-formyltetrahydrofolate cyclo-ligase: MDIQEKHFIRQQMKAKRKLIADRDQKTNLVTGRVLRTKAWQQSKQVGIYAAIEGEVQTEALIQAAYEQHKRVALPKIAADRSMQFLQMNKNSLMKRNRYGIEEPCDSQVLTFEAIDLLVIPGLCFAKNGDRLGYGGGYYDRYLKETKGIKMGLAFNEMMLEELPREETDIRMDLIVTDQHEYWS; this comes from the coding sequence ATGGACATTCAAGAGAAACACTTTATTCGACAACAAATGAAAGCGAAGCGGAAGCTCATCGCGGATCGCGACCAAAAAACTAATTTGGTGACAGGGCGGGTGTTGAGAACGAAGGCATGGCAACAATCCAAACAGGTTGGTATTTATGCTGCTATTGAAGGTGAAGTTCAAACGGAAGCACTTATTCAAGCGGCGTATGAGCAGCATAAGCGGGTAGCGTTGCCCAAAATAGCAGCGGACCGCTCGATGCAGTTTTTGCAAATGAATAAAAACAGTTTAATGAAACGAAACAGGTACGGCATTGAAGAGCCTTGTGATTCACAGGTGTTGACGTTTGAAGCCATAGACTTGCTTGTCATTCCAGGTCTCTGCTTTGCAAAAAATGGAGATCGCCTTGGGTATGGTGGCGGGTATTATGATCGCTATCTTAAAGAAACGAAAGGGATAAAAATGGGGCTTGCTTTTAACGAAATGATGCTTGAAGAGTTGCCAAGAGAAGAAACCGACATTCGCATGGATCTAATCGTCACAGACCAACACGAGTATTGGTCTTGA
- the rpmG gene encoding 50S ribosomal protein L33, with product MRVNITLECTETGDRNYITTKNKRTNPERIELKKYSPRLQRHTVHRETK from the coding sequence ATGCGCGTAAACATTACACTTGAATGCACTGAAACTGGTGACCGTAATTATATTACAACAAAAAACAAACGAACCAACCCAGAGCGTATCGAGCTGAAAAAATATTCACCTCGTCTTCAACGCCACACGGTGCATCGCGAAACGAAATAA
- a CDS encoding dihydrodipicolinate synthase family protein yields the protein MLTEAYHVTIPTAFSQNEELEIEHTLNHIQNLYDKGVKSVLVCGTTGEQHSLNTEEKRRLIEALDGHGLSKKMEILFGVGAVRQKDAVMIAEAISKTNIAGMVLGFPPYIVPTQDEITIYIKKVVEAGGKPTILYNSPARTGFDLSEDTIIKTFNSLKLVIGLKESGPKSKETLAYIKESCPGIYIYAGGDIDLKNKLQKGFNRLSSVAGNIDPNGIHDWFNRLIAGEENQMHDDAIHSLLNSTYTKRSIIINVKAELNKQGIQMGICRSPLGNC from the coding sequence ATGCTTACTGAAGCTTACCACGTTACAATACCTACAGCCTTCTCACAAAATGAGGAGTTAGAAATCGAACACACATTGAATCATATTCAGAATTTGTATGATAAGGGGGTCAAATCGGTTTTAGTTTGTGGGACTACAGGAGAACAGCACAGTCTCAATACAGAAGAAAAACGAAGGCTTATTGAAGCACTAGATGGTCATGGATTATCTAAAAAAATGGAGATCCTTTTTGGGGTAGGCGCTGTCAGACAAAAAGACGCAGTGATGATTGCGGAAGCAATTAGCAAAACGAATATTGCTGGTATGGTGTTAGGATTTCCTCCCTATATTGTGCCCACACAAGATGAAATTACAATATACATTAAAAAAGTTGTTGAAGCGGGGGGAAAACCTACAATTCTATATAACTCCCCAGCGAGAACAGGATTTGACCTGAGTGAAGATACCATCATAAAAACGTTTAATTCATTAAAACTTGTCATTGGACTAAAAGAATCTGGCCCAAAAAGTAAGGAAACCTTAGCCTATATAAAAGAATCATGTCCAGGTATTTACATTTATGCTGGCGGCGATATAGATCTTAAAAATAAACTTCAGAAGGGGTTCAATCGACTTTCCTCTGTAGCAGGAAATATTGATCCGAACGGGATACATGATTGGTTCAATAGGCTAATAGCTGGCGAAGAGAATCAAATGCACGATGATGCAATTCATTCACTTCTTAACTCAACATATACGAAGCGGTCAATTATTATTAATGTTAAAGCAGAATTGAATAAACAAGGGATACAAATGGGCATTTGTAGAAGTCCATTGGGAAATTGTTAG
- a CDS encoding peptidoglycan D,D-transpeptidase FtsI family protein: MADTVKKRKKKRKQLSFRLNILFFVIFLLFSVLILRLGVLQIVHGEEYERSLNRTVNTTVNTPVPRGKIYDSNYNVLVNNKPLYAITYTRDKNTSNEQLLELAKKLSTLIEKPDEDVNLRDEKDYWIITRPEKAREKIATEIEAGELEAGDLYQLQLERITAEDLASINGQEREVMAIYRELAGGYDLVPQNIKIEDVKKEEYARVSEHLAELPGIHTTVNWERNYTQDGMLRSVIGSVSSSETGLPREQLDYYLARGYSRNDRVGTSYLEAQYEDVLQGQKKQVVNTLEDGEVVATKVVTEGKRGKDLVLSIRSQLQKEVEQIVEEEMLQSKQGPHGSSQYANEVYATMLNPNTGEVYAMVGKKFSRNENGEIEFIDNPLGVTNNAYAMGSTVKGASVLAGLESGVIHHGEVIDDRPININDDDEKSSYKYLGYNNEIQALQKSSNVYMFHIAMRMGEYNYRPYESAPFNNPGAYEEVRNYFAQFGLGVDTGIDLPTESSGYTGRDRIIGLLMDMMIGQYDTYTTMQLGQYVSTIANGGYRIQPRLVKEIREPTLSGDGSPGPLIQRFEPNILNKIEMSDTNLGYVQQGFHMAFHTAEGTADEHFADRPYNAAGKTGTAEADNSGNFYNLTLIGYAPYDNPQVAFAIAVPGISDSDPISKDIGQRMMDAFFNYGDYANTNDNQNEEEQGNES, translated from the coding sequence GTGGCAGATACAGTAAAGAAACGAAAGAAAAAACGGAAACAGCTATCCTTTCGATTAAACATCTTATTTTTTGTTATATTTTTGCTGTTTTCGGTATTAATCTTACGGCTTGGTGTGCTTCAAATTGTGCATGGGGAAGAGTACGAACGCAGTTTAAATCGAACTGTAAATACGACCGTGAATACGCCAGTTCCTAGAGGAAAAATATACGATAGCAATTACAATGTGCTTGTGAACAATAAGCCGCTTTATGCTATTACCTATACAAGAGACAAAAACACTAGCAATGAGCAGCTTTTAGAACTGGCAAAAAAATTGTCAACGCTAATTGAAAAGCCGGATGAAGACGTAAATCTCCGTGACGAAAAGGACTATTGGATCATTACGAGACCGGAGAAAGCTAGAGAAAAAATTGCCACTGAAATTGAGGCAGGGGAGCTTGAAGCAGGAGACCTTTACCAACTTCAGTTGGAGCGTATTACAGCTGAAGATCTTGCCTCCATTAATGGGCAAGAGCGTGAGGTGATGGCCATCTATCGTGAGCTTGCAGGTGGATATGATCTTGTGCCACAGAACATAAAGATTGAGGACGTAAAAAAAGAAGAATATGCTCGTGTCAGTGAACATTTGGCTGAGCTACCGGGCATTCATACGACAGTCAACTGGGAGCGGAATTATACACAGGATGGGATGTTACGGAGTGTTATTGGCAGTGTGTCCAGTTCGGAAACAGGATTACCTAGAGAACAGCTTGACTATTATTTGGCACGCGGCTACAGTCGAAACGACCGTGTCGGAACAAGCTATTTAGAGGCACAATATGAAGATGTCCTTCAAGGACAGAAAAAGCAAGTAGTGAATACACTTGAAGATGGTGAAGTTGTCGCTACAAAAGTAGTGACAGAGGGAAAACGCGGCAAGGACCTTGTTTTGTCCATTAGATCTCAACTACAAAAAGAAGTGGAACAGATTGTTGAGGAAGAAATGCTTCAATCTAAACAAGGTCCACATGGGTCTAGTCAGTATGCCAATGAGGTGTATGCAACAATGCTGAACCCTAATACTGGTGAAGTGTACGCCATGGTTGGGAAGAAATTTAGTCGCAATGAAAATGGCGAAATTGAATTTATTGACAATCCGTTAGGCGTCACAAACAATGCTTATGCAATGGGGTCAACGGTCAAGGGCGCCAGTGTACTAGCTGGATTGGAAAGTGGTGTCATTCATCACGGCGAGGTCATTGATGATCGGCCGATTAATATCAATGATGATGATGAAAAAAGCTCTTATAAATATTTGGGCTACAACAATGAAATTCAAGCGTTACAAAAATCTTCGAACGTGTACATGTTTCATATTGCAATGCGGATGGGGGAGTACAATTACCGCCCCTATGAATCTGCTCCGTTTAATAACCCTGGCGCTTATGAAGAAGTAAGAAACTACTTTGCACAGTTTGGTCTCGGGGTGGATACAGGCATAGACCTACCTACTGAAAGCTCAGGGTATACTGGTAGAGACAGAATAATCGGTCTCTTGATGGATATGATGATTGGGCAGTATGACACCTATACAACAATGCAATTAGGTCAATACGTGTCAACAATCGCGAATGGTGGCTATCGCATCCAGCCAAGACTAGTCAAAGAAATTCGTGAACCTACGCTCTCAGGTGATGGTTCACCTGGTCCATTAATTCAACGTTTTGAACCGAATATCCTCAATAAAATCGAAATGAGCGATACGAATTTAGGATATGTTCAGCAAGGCTTTCATATGGCTTTCCATACGGCGGAAGGTACAGCAGATGAGCACTTTGCTGATCGCCCCTATAATGCCGCTGGAAAAACAGGAACCGCTGAAGCTGACAACTCTGGCAACTTCTACAACTTAACGTTGATTGGTTATGCGCCTTATGATAATCCGCAAGTCGCTTTTGCTATCGCTGTCCCGGGAATTAGTGACAGTGATCCAATCAGCAAAGATATCGGTCAGCGAATGATGGACGCCTTCTTTAATTATGGTGATTATGCTAATACCAACGATAATCAAAATGAAGAAGAACAAGGCAATGAATCGTAG